Proteins from a genomic interval of Pseudomonas asplenii:
- a CDS encoding putative quinol monooxygenase has product MSQPYGFILHAKTRPEKAEAFEALFRAYVEPSREEDGCIEYHMLRDLADPTLFIFYEIWQSKTHLDVHSALPHMRAFHEQRMVFLERDFDIRLIEMLSPSSASR; this is encoded by the coding sequence ATGAGCCAACCCTACGGTTTTATCCTGCATGCCAAGACCCGCCCGGAAAAGGCCGAGGCCTTCGAGGCACTGTTTCGTGCCTACGTCGAACCCAGCCGCGAGGAAGACGGCTGCATCGAATACCACATGCTGCGCGACCTGGCCGATCCAACCCTGTTCATCTTCTATGAGATCTGGCAGTCGAAAACCCACCTGGACGTCCACTCGGCACTGCCACACATGCGAGCCTTCCACGAGCAGCGCATGGTGTTCCTCGAACGGGATTTCGATATCCGCCTGATCGAGATGCTCAGCCCGTCGTCGGCTAGCCGCTGA
- the ubiX gene encoding flavin prenyltransferase UbiX produces the protein MSGPERITLAMTGASGAQYGLRLLDCLVREDREVHFLISKAAQLVMATETDVTLPPKPQSMQAFLSEYTGAQAGQIRVYGKEDWMSPVASGSGSPAAMVVVPCSTGTLSAIATGACNNLIERAADVTLKERRQLILVPREAPYSSIHLEHMLKLSNMGVTILPASPGFYHQPQTIDDLVDFVVARILNLLNIPQDMLPRWGEHHLNSNE, from the coding sequence GTGAGCGGCCCGGAGCGCATCACCCTGGCGATGACCGGCGCCTCCGGTGCGCAGTATGGTTTGCGCCTGCTCGATTGCCTGGTGCGCGAGGATCGCGAGGTGCACTTCCTGATCTCCAAGGCCGCGCAGTTGGTGATGGCGACGGAAACCGACGTGACCCTGCCGCCCAAGCCGCAGTCGATGCAGGCGTTCCTGAGTGAATACACCGGGGCGCAGGCGGGGCAGATCCGCGTGTATGGCAAGGAGGACTGGATGTCCCCGGTGGCCTCCGGTTCGGGTTCGCCGGCGGCGATGGTGGTGGTGCCTTGCTCCACCGGGACCTTGTCGGCCATCGCTACCGGTGCCTGCAACAACCTGATCGAGCGGGCGGCGGACGTCACGCTCAAGGAGCGCCGGCAGTTGATCCTGGTGCCGCGCGAGGCGCCGTATTCGAGTATTCACCTGGAGCACATGCTCAAGCTGTCGAACATGGGCGTGACGATCCTGCCGGCGTCGCCAGGCTTTTATCATCAGCCGCAAACGATTGATGACCTGGTGGACTTCGTCGTCGCGCGGATTCTCAACCTGCTGAATATCCCCCAGGACATGTTGCCGCGTTGGGGTGAGCATCATTTGAACAGCAATGAGTAA
- a CDS encoding LysR family transcriptional regulator: protein MKARSDELQIFVCVIECGSISAAAEQVGQTPSAVSRSLSRLEAKLETTLINRTTRRMDLTEEGKFFFERAKQILNQMDELEERLSLRQQTPAGRLRINAASPFMLHAVVPYIAEFRSLYPDIQLELNSNDLIIDLLEQSTDIAIRIGNLADSTLHARSLGSSPLNILASPAYLARHGVPTSVDALSTHTLLGFTQTESLNHWPLRHAQGDRWLIRPDIAASSGETLRQLALEGQGIVCLSHFMTHQDIQSGRLQVILPDANSGYRQPIHAVYYRNSQLALRIQCFLDFIQGKLAGYAGPGVA from the coding sequence GTGAAAGCCAGGTCGGATGAGTTGCAGATTTTCGTGTGCGTGATCGAGTGCGGTTCGATCTCTGCGGCGGCCGAGCAGGTCGGGCAGACGCCGTCGGCGGTCAGCCGCAGCCTGTCGCGGCTGGAGGCCAAGCTCGAGACCACGCTGATCAACCGCACCACGCGGCGCATGGACCTGACCGAGGAGGGCAAGTTCTTCTTCGAGCGCGCCAAGCAGATCCTGAACCAGATGGACGAGCTGGAAGAGCGCCTGTCCCTGCGCCAGCAGACACCCGCCGGGCGTCTGCGCATCAACGCCGCCTCGCCGTTCATGCTGCATGCGGTGGTGCCGTACATCGCCGAGTTCCGCAGCCTCTATCCGGACATCCAGCTGGAACTCAACAGCAACGACCTGATCATCGACCTGTTGGAGCAGAGCACCGACATCGCCATCCGTATCGGCAACCTGGCCGACTCGACCCTGCACGCCCGTTCGCTGGGCAGCAGCCCGTTGAACATCCTCGCCAGTCCCGCCTACCTGGCGCGTCACGGCGTGCCGACCAGCGTCGACGCGTTATCCACCCATACCCTGTTGGGGTTCACCCAGACCGAAAGCCTCAACCACTGGCCGCTGCGTCATGCCCAGGGTGACCGCTGGCTGATCCGTCCCGACATCGCTGCCTCCAGTGGCGAGACCCTGCGTCAATTGGCGCTGGAAGGCCAGGGCATCGTCTGCCTGTCGCACTTCATGACCCACCAGGACATCCAGTCCGGTCGCCTGCAGGTGATCCTGCCCGACGCCAACAGCGGCTACCGCCAGCCGATCCATGCGGTGTATTACCGCAACTCGCAGTTGGCGTTGCGCATTCAGTGTTTCCTTGATTTCATCCAGGGCAAGTTGGCGGGGTATGCGGGGCCAGGGGTGGCCTAG
- a CDS encoding Rossmann-fold NAD(P)-binding domain-containing protein — protein MYLTPQHILLAGATGLTGEHLLDRLLNEPTVSRVLAPSRRPLAKHPHLENPVGDLVTCLPQLSGRVDLAICCLGTTIKLAGSEQAFRAVDHDMVVAFGKRARELGARHLIVISAVDANPKAKVFYSQVKGEMEESLKTQGWPQLTITRPSLLIGERREPRLAEQLAAPLSKLIPGKYRGIEACQLARALWRLALEEQDGVRIVESDELRRLGK, from the coding sequence ATGTACTTGACGCCTCAGCATATTCTCCTCGCTGGAGCCACCGGCCTGACCGGTGAACACCTACTGGACCGCCTGCTCAACGAGCCGACGGTCAGCCGCGTCCTCGCCCCATCGCGCAGACCGCTGGCCAAACATCCGCATCTGGAAAACCCGGTCGGCGACCTGGTGACCTGCCTGCCGCAACTGAGCGGTCGCGTCGACCTGGCCATCTGCTGCCTGGGCACCACGATCAAGCTCGCCGGCTCCGAGCAAGCCTTCCGCGCCGTCGACCATGACATGGTCGTGGCCTTCGGCAAACGCGCGCGGGAGCTGGGTGCCCGCCACCTGATCGTGATCAGCGCGGTGGATGCCAACCCCAAAGCCAAGGTGTTCTACAGCCAGGTCAAGGGCGAGATGGAAGAGTCGTTGAAAACGCAGGGCTGGCCGCAATTGACCATCACCCGTCCGTCACTGTTGATTGGCGAACGCCGCGAACCGCGCCTGGCCGAGCAACTGGCGGCGCCGCTGTCGAAGTTGATTCCCGGCAAGTACCGTGGGATCGAAGCCTGCCAACTGGCCCGAGCGCTGTGGCGCCTGGCACTGGAAGAACAGGATGGGGTACGGATCGTCGAGTCGGACGAGTTGCGCCGCCTCGGCAAATAG
- a CDS encoding glyoxalase superfamily protein, whose amino-acid sequence MSFGKTTPILRIFDEGKALEFYVDFLGFHIDWQHRFEPGFPLYLQVSKGNCVLHLSEHHGDTTPGSALRIETDELEAFREQLLAKGFGYARPEIQAMPWGSMDMPIADPFGNRLVFTNAISV is encoded by the coding sequence ATGAGCTTCGGCAAGACCACACCCATTCTGCGAATTTTCGACGAGGGCAAGGCGTTGGAGTTCTACGTCGACTTCCTGGGTTTTCACATCGACTGGCAACATCGCTTCGAGCCGGGTTTCCCCTTGTACCTGCAAGTGTCCAAGGGCAATTGCGTCCTGCACCTGAGCGAGCACCATGGCGATACCACTCCGGGCTCGGCGTTGCGCATCGAAACCGACGAACTGGAAGCCTTCCGCGAACAACTGCTGGCCAAGGGTTTCGGCTATGCGCGTCCGGAAATCCAGGCCATGCCCTGGGGCAGCATGGACATGCCGATCGCCGATCCGTTCGGCAACCGTCTGGTGTTCACCAACGCGATCAGTGTCTGA
- the mpl gene encoding UDP-N-acetylmuramate:L-alanyl-gamma-D-glutamyl-meso-diaminopimelate ligase — protein sequence MHIHILGICGTFMGSMAVLAKELGHHVTGSDANVYPPMSTQLQAQGIELTQGYDPAQLDPAPDLVVIGNAMSRGNPAVEYVLNKGLPYVSGPQWLADHVLQGRWVLAVAGTHGKTTTSSMLAWVLEHAGMSPGFLIGGVPQNFSVSARLGDTPFFVIEADEYDSAFFDKRSKFVHYRPRTTILNNLEFDHADIFPDLPAIERQFHHLVRTIPSEGLVIHPTTEPALQRVIEMGCWTPVQTTGAGGQWQARLLSEDGSRFEVLFEGLVQGTVEWELTGQHNVANALATLAAARHVGVVPAMGVAGLSAFKSVKRRMEKVAEVHGVTLYDDFAHHPTAIATTLDGLRKKVGDAPVIAIIEPRSNSMKLGAHRDGLPGSVVQADQVIWYAPANLGWDLGATAALCTVPSIVSDSLEGIIERVKSQAKPGTHVVIMSNGGFGGLHGKLAEALQ from the coding sequence ATGCACATTCATATTCTGGGTATCTGCGGCACCTTCATGGGCTCGATGGCTGTTCTGGCCAAAGAGCTGGGTCACCACGTGACGGGCTCCGATGCCAACGTCTATCCACCGATGAGCACGCAACTGCAGGCCCAGGGCATCGAGCTGACCCAGGGTTATGACCCGGCCCAGCTCGATCCGGCGCCGGACCTGGTGGTGATCGGCAATGCCATGTCCCGTGGCAACCCGGCGGTCGAGTACGTGTTGAACAAGGGGCTGCCCTACGTGTCCGGCCCGCAGTGGCTGGCCGACCATGTGCTGCAGGGGCGCTGGGTCCTCGCGGTTGCCGGCACCCATGGCAAGACCACCACCAGCAGCATGCTGGCCTGGGTGCTCGAACACGCGGGCATGAGCCCGGGTTTCCTGATCGGCGGTGTGCCGCAGAACTTCTCGGTCTCGGCGCGCCTGGGCGATACGCCGTTCTTCGTGATCGAGGCCGATGAATACGACAGCGCGTTTTTCGACAAGCGTTCCAAATTCGTCCACTACCGTCCGCGGACGACGATCCTGAACAACCTGGAATTCGATCACGCGGATATTTTCCCGGACCTGCCGGCCATCGAACGGCAGTTCCACCATCTGGTGCGGACCATTCCCAGTGAAGGCCTGGTCATCCACCCGACCACCGAACCGGCATTGCAGCGGGTGATCGAGATGGGCTGCTGGACGCCGGTGCAGACCACCGGTGCTGGCGGCCAATGGCAGGCGCGTCTGCTCAGTGAAGATGGCTCGCGTTTCGAGGTGTTGTTCGAGGGCCTGGTCCAGGGCACGGTCGAATGGGAGCTGACCGGCCAGCACAACGTCGCCAATGCCCTTGCGACGCTGGCGGCGGCCCGGCATGTCGGCGTGGTGCCTGCGATGGGGGTTGCGGGCCTCAGTGCCTTCAAGAGCGTCAAGCGGCGCATGGAAAAGGTCGCCGAGGTCCATGGCGTCACCCTCTACGATGACTTCGCGCACCATCCGACCGCCATTGCCACGACCCTCGACGGTCTGCGCAAGAAGGTCGGCGATGCACCGGTGATCGCCATCATCGAACCGCGTTCCAACTCCATGAAACTGGGTGCCCACCGTGATGGCTTGCCGGGAAGTGTGGTCCAGGCCGACCAGGTGATCTGGTACGCACCGGCCAATCTCGGCTGGGACCTGGGGGCAACGGCGGCCTTGTGTACGGTGCCGTCGATCGTCAGTGACTCGCTGGAGGGGATCATCGAACGGGTGAAAAGCCAGGCCAAGCCCGGCACGCACGTAGTGATCATGAGCAACGGCGGCTTTGGCGGCCTGCACGGCAAGCTGGCCGAGGCTTTGCAGTGA
- a CDS encoding NAD-dependent epimerase/dehydratase family protein translates to MNVFVTGAAGFIGGSIATGLVAAGHQVTGLVRSAEQAQELRGLGITPVIGTLDDSPLLTEQARQADAVINAASSDHRGAVEALLGALRGSGKVFLHTSGSSIVGDASGGKASDVVYYEGRLPEPTVDKAARVAIDNLVLDAAKSGVRSAVLCNTLIYGHSLGVKRDSVQLPRLLKQARKSGVVRHVGTGQNIWSNVHIEDVVALYLLALTGNPAGTFYFVESGEASFIDMTTAMAKALNLGESQDWPLADAEAEWGYEMANYGLGSNSRVRGRNARERLGWAPKRTSVIDWILNDML, encoded by the coding sequence ATGAACGTATTCGTTACCGGTGCAGCCGGATTCATTGGTGGTTCCATCGCGACCGGTCTGGTCGCCGCTGGCCATCAGGTCACCGGGCTGGTGCGCAGCGCCGAGCAGGCGCAGGAGTTGCGCGGGCTGGGTATCACACCGGTGATCGGCACTCTGGATGACAGCCCACTGCTCACCGAGCAGGCCCGCCAAGCCGATGCGGTGATCAATGCCGCCAGCAGCGACCATCGTGGGGCGGTCGAAGCGCTGCTCGGTGCTTTGCGCGGCAGCGGCAAGGTGTTCCTGCACACCAGCGGTTCGAGCATCGTCGGCGACGCTTCCGGTGGCAAGGCCAGCGATGTCGTCTATTACGAAGGCCGCCTGCCGGAGCCGACCGTCGATAAGGCCGCGCGCGTGGCCATCGACAACCTTGTTCTCGACGCGGCGAAATCCGGCGTGCGCTCGGCGGTGCTCTGCAACACCCTGATCTACGGCCACAGCCTGGGCGTGAAGCGCGACAGCGTGCAGTTGCCGCGGCTGCTGAAACAGGCACGCAAGAGCGGTGTGGTACGCCATGTCGGTACAGGGCAGAACATCTGGTCCAACGTGCACATCGAGGATGTGGTGGCGCTCTACCTGCTGGCGCTGACCGGCAATCCGGCGGGCACCTTCTATTTCGTCGAGAGCGGCGAAGCCTCGTTCATCGACATGACCACCGCGATGGCCAAGGCGCTGAACCTGGGTGAGTCGCAGGACTGGCCGTTGGCCGACGCCGAAGCCGAATGGGGTTACGAAATGGCCAACTACGGTCTGGGCTCCAACAGCCGGGTCCGTGGCAGGAACGCGCGTGAACGGCTGGGCTGGGCGCCCAAGCGCACTTCGGTGATCGACTGGATTCTCAACGATATGCTCTGA
- a CDS encoding YceK/YidQ family lipoprotein encodes MSKSLLCLMLVLQLAGCATARTLDAGKTGAPLVYAGTRLDLYALQGGCCARDRFGAEAPSYPGVDLPASALLDTLLLPLSVFTALGVGFQATGGL; translated from the coding sequence ATGAGTAAGTCGCTGCTGTGCCTGATGCTGGTGTTGCAACTGGCAGGGTGTGCGACAGCGCGGACGCTGGATGCCGGCAAGACCGGCGCGCCGCTTGTCTATGCCGGGACGCGGTTGGATCTGTATGCGTTGCAGGGTGGCTGTTGTGCCCGTGACCGGTTTGGCGCCGAGGCGCCCAGCTATCCGGGAGTGGACCTGCCGGCGAGTGCCTTGCTCGATACGCTGTTGTTGCCGCTGTCGGTGTTCACGGCGTTGGGCGTCGGGTTTCAGGCGACGGGTGGGTTGTAG
- a CDS encoding LrgB family protein has protein sequence MTLDWQGAWAAVIHHPLFGIGITLGAYQLVLAGFEKTRWIFLQPVLASMALVVGVLLLCGLDYAEYRKSTEILGILLGPATVALAVPLYLNLRRIRQLFWPIFTTLVIGGVIATGLCVLLGWLFGAEPRMLMTMAPKSVTSPIAMLVAEQIGGVAALAAVFVLITGVIGAIAGPALLTRLGVHRPEARGMALGMTAHAVGTSVALQESDECGAFAALAMSLMGVSTAVLLPLIVTWVV, from the coding sequence ATGACACTGGACTGGCAAGGTGCGTGGGCGGCGGTGATTCATCATCCGCTGTTTGGCATCGGTATCACCCTGGGGGCCTATCAGTTGGTGCTGGCCGGGTTCGAGAAAACCCGCTGGATCTTCCTGCAGCCGGTACTGGCTTCGATGGCGCTGGTGGTTGGCGTGTTGCTGCTGTGCGGCCTGGATTATGCCGAGTACCGCAAGAGCACTGAAATTCTCGGTATTCTGCTCGGCCCGGCGACGGTGGCACTGGCGGTGCCGTTGTACCTCAACCTGCGGCGGATCCGGCAATTGTTCTGGCCGATTTTTACTACGCTGGTGATTGGCGGCGTGATTGCCACAGGCTTGTGTGTCCTGTTGGGCTGGCTGTTCGGTGCCGAGCCGAGGATGTTGATGACCATGGCACCGAAGTCAGTGACATCACCCATCGCCATGCTGGTGGCCGAGCAGATCGGTGGTGTGGCAGCCTTGGCTGCTGTCTTTGTGCTGATCACTGGCGTGATCGGGGCGATTGCCGGTCCCGCGTTGTTGACGCGCCTGGGCGTGCATCGGCCCGAGGCCCGGGGCATGGCCCTGGGCATGACCGCCCACGCGGTGGGGACCTCCGTGGCCCTGCAGGAAAGTGACGAATGCGGTGCCTTCGCGGCGCTGGCGATGAGTTTGATGGGTGTGAGCACGGCGGTCCTGTTGCCGTTGATCGTGACTTGGGTGGTTTAA
- a CDS encoding CidA/LrgA family protein, with translation MLLRGLTWLVLFQLLGTAINHLCVSVLPGPIIGLLLLLAFLLIRGEVGAPLNEAASSLLRYLPLLLVPPAVGVMVYAAEIAADFWAIVGSLVVSVLVSMALIGVLMNWLIQRKDRREGGQ, from the coding sequence ATGTTGCTACGCGGCCTGACCTGGCTGGTGCTGTTTCAGTTGCTTGGTACGGCGATCAATCATTTGTGTGTATCGGTGTTGCCGGGACCGATCATCGGCTTGCTGCTGCTGCTGGCTTTCCTGCTGATTCGCGGCGAGGTCGGTGCGCCGTTGAACGAGGCCGCCAGCAGCCTGCTGCGTTACCTGCCGCTGCTGCTGGTGCCGCCGGCCGTTGGGGTGATGGTCTATGCCGCGGAAATCGCCGCGGACTTCTGGGCCATCGTTGGCTCGCTGGTGGTGTCGGTGCTGGTTTCCATGGCCCTGATCGGGGTGTTGATGAACTGGCTGATCCAGCGCAAGGATCGGCGCGAGGGCGGACAATGA
- a CDS encoding MaoC family dehydratase — protein sequence MPYVPVAQLNDYVGKELGRSEWFTIDQERINLFAEATGDYQFIHVDPVKAAQTPFGSTIAHGFLSLSLMPKLMEDILILPEGVKMVVNYGLDSVRFIQPVKVDSRVRLKVDLVSAVEKKPGQWLLKATATLEIEGQEKPAYIAEPLSLCFV from the coding sequence ATGCCCTATGTACCCGTAGCGCAACTCAATGACTATGTCGGCAAGGAACTGGGACGTTCCGAATGGTTCACCATCGACCAGGAGCGCATCAACCTGTTCGCGGAGGCCACCGGCGATTATCAGTTCATTCACGTCGACCCGGTCAAGGCTGCGCAAACGCCATTTGGCAGCACCATTGCCCATGGTTTCCTCTCGCTGTCGCTGATGCCCAAGCTGATGGAAGACATCCTGATCCTGCCCGAGGGCGTGAAGATGGTTGTCAACTATGGCCTGGACAGCGTGCGGTTCATCCAGCCAGTGAAAGTCGACTCCCGGGTACGACTCAAGGTCGACCTGGTCAGCGCCGTCGAGAAGAAACCCGGCCAATGGCTGCTCAAGGCCACCGCCACTCTGGAGATCGAAGGCCAGGAAAAACCTGCCTACATCGCTGAACCTCTGTCGCTCTGCTTCGTCTGA
- a CDS encoding C13 family peptidase encodes MRPFVPVALTLLLTACGDGESLLPPDARLPDGGRYRGEVVNGLLQGQGRIDYPSGSWYAGQFVDGQWHGDGEWHGSNGEVYKGQFQHGLFHGQGTLTLHDSSYTGGFKLGRRNGEGTLKEAGMTYRGEFKDDQYSGLGHLELEDGSQYQGEFAHGKPNGEGQRSDSSGNQFTGRFVNGQLEGAGTFNSAEGDQYAGGFKHNQLNGKGRYENADGDVWIGEFKDGVLNGKGELIGVDGSHYRGEFSEWRFNGFGHLNLADGSSYIGEFASDTYEGRGILTLADGNTQSGIWANGQRVRDANGKLLPDQLELGLLAQGPLLDKALSAVPASTPAIELYSLVLAGDGKQSVFMREADYVNSMLASRFGAYGQIRLVNHRDHLLDRPMATRENLHRAAQTLAERSGPEDLIFIYLTSHGTHDHELVLDQPRLELADLPADEMASALAPLKNRDKVIVISACYSGGFIPALKDEKTLIMTASRADRVSFGCSEEADFTYFGDALFAQALNQTDDLQQAFNLAKTHVAEREQADNFEASEPQIWAPKGVLAHWQQLRKQQARKALQSASLDSKEAKSN; translated from the coding sequence ATGCGCCCATTTGTACCCGTTGCCCTGACCTTGCTGCTCACCGCCTGCGGTGATGGCGAATCACTGTTGCCGCCAGACGCCCGTCTGCCGGACGGTGGCCGCTACCGTGGGGAAGTGGTCAACGGTCTGCTGCAAGGCCAGGGGCGCATCGACTACCCGAGTGGCAGTTGGTATGCCGGCCAGTTCGTCGATGGTCAGTGGCATGGCGATGGCGAGTGGCACGGCAGTAATGGCGAGGTCTACAAGGGCCAGTTCCAACACGGCCTGTTCCACGGCCAGGGCACCCTGACGCTCCATGACAGCAGCTACACCGGCGGCTTCAAACTGGGCCGGCGCAACGGCGAAGGCACCCTCAAGGAAGCCGGTATGACCTACCGGGGCGAATTCAAGGACGACCAGTATTCCGGCCTCGGCCACCTGGAGCTGGAAGACGGCAGCCAATACCAGGGCGAGTTCGCCCACGGCAAACCCAACGGCGAAGGCCAGCGCAGCGACTCCAGCGGCAACCAGTTCACCGGACGCTTCGTCAACGGCCAACTGGAAGGCGCCGGTACGTTCAACAGTGCCGAGGGCGATCAATACGCCGGAGGGTTCAAGCACAACCAGTTGAACGGCAAGGGCCGCTATGAAAATGCCGACGGCGATGTCTGGATCGGCGAATTCAAGGATGGTGTGCTCAATGGCAAGGGCGAACTGATCGGTGTCGACGGCAGCCATTATCGCGGCGAGTTCAGCGAGTGGCGCTTCAACGGTTTTGGCCACCTGAACCTGGCCGACGGCAGCAGCTACATCGGCGAATTCGCCAGCGATACCTACGAGGGCCGGGGCATCCTGACCCTGGCTGATGGCAACACCCAAAGCGGCATCTGGGCCAATGGCCAGCGCGTTCGCGATGCCAACGGCAAACTGCTGCCGGACCAGTTGGAACTCGGCCTGCTGGCCCAGGGTCCATTGCTGGACAAGGCCCTGAGCGCAGTGCCGGCATCGACCCCGGCCATCGAGCTGTACAGCCTGGTATTGGCCGGAGACGGCAAGCAAAGCGTCTTCATGCGCGAGGCCGACTACGTCAACAGCATGCTCGCCAGCCGCTTTGGCGCCTATGGCCAGATCAGACTGGTGAACCACCGCGACCATCTGCTCGACCGACCGATGGCCACCCGTGAGAACCTGCACCGTGCCGCTCAGACGCTGGCCGAACGCAGCGGCCCGGAAGACCTGATCTTCATTTACCTGACCAGTCACGGCACCCACGACCACGAACTGGTACTGGATCAGCCGCGCCTGGAACTGGCCGACCTGCCCGCCGATGAAATGGCCTCGGCCCTGGCCCCGTTGAAGAACCGTGACAAGGTCATCGTCATTTCAGCCTGCTACTCCGGTGGTTTCATCCCGGCCCTCAAGGATGAAAAGACCCTGATCATGACCGCCTCGCGGGCTGATCGGGTGTCCTTCGGCTGTTCCGAGGAAGCGGATTTCACCTACTTCGGCGACGCCCTGTTCGCCCAGGCACTGAACCAGACCGACGACTTGCAGCAAGCTTTCAACCTGGCCAAAACCCACGTCGCCGAACGCGAACAGGCCGACAACTTTGAAGCCTCGGAACCGCAGATCTGGGCGCCCAAGGGCGTACTGGCCCACTGGCAGCAACTGCGCAAGCAACAGGCAAGAAAAGCATTGCAAAGCGCTTCACTGGACAGCAAGGAAGCCAAGAGCAACTAA
- a CDS encoding NAD(P)H-dependent oxidoreductase, which translates to MKKILLLNGGKSFAHSAGRYNATLHETALAYLDRSGCDVQQTWIDQGYDVAAEVAKFLWADVIIYQMPGWWMGAPWTVKKYIDEVFTAGHGSLYANDGRTRSDASQKYGSGGLIQGKQYMLSLTWNAPQQAFDDPADFFEAKGVDAVYFPFHKANEFLGMTGLPTFLCVDVMKVPAIEADIRRYEQHLAKVLDLPA; encoded by the coding sequence ATGAAAAAGATCCTGTTACTCAACGGCGGCAAGTCGTTCGCCCACTCCGCCGGTCGCTACAACGCGACCCTGCATGAAACCGCCCTGGCGTATCTCGACCGCTCCGGTTGCGATGTCCAGCAGACCTGGATCGACCAGGGTTATGACGTCGCCGCAGAGGTTGCCAAGTTTCTCTGGGCCGACGTGATCATCTACCAGATGCCAGGCTGGTGGATGGGCGCACCCTGGACCGTGAAGAAGTACATCGATGAAGTCTTCACCGCTGGCCACGGCAGCCTCTATGCCAACGATGGCCGGACCCGCTCCGATGCTTCGCAGAAGTACGGCAGCGGCGGCCTGATCCAGGGCAAGCAGTACATGTTGTCGCTGACCTGGAATGCACCGCAGCAAGCCTTCGACGACCCTGCCGATTTCTTCGAGGCCAAGGGGGTGGATGCGGTGTACTTTCCGTTCCACAAGGCCAACGAGTTCCTCGGCATGACTGGCCTGCCGACCTTTCTCTGCGTCGACGTGATGAAAGTCCCGGCCATCGAGGCGGATATCCGGCGCTACGAGCAGCACCTGGCGAAGGTTCTCGATTTGCCGGCGTGA
- a CDS encoding sulfite exporter TauE/SafE family protein, translating into MNTFIDFYQTLGFTLSMLVLATFLLAGMVKGVIGLGLPTVAMGLLGLAMLPAQAAALLIIPATLTNVWQLAAGGHLSVLLNRLWPMLLAIFLGTGAGSLWLGGIEGGGWAVRGLGAALLVYAVCGLFLPTLHVGGRTERWLGPLCGVVTGIITSATGVFVIPAVPYLQALGLNKDQLVQALGLSFTVSTLALAAGLFWRGALGEGALGASLLALLPALLGMLLGQWLRQRISAVLFKRVFFIGMGLLGGHLLISG; encoded by the coding sequence GTATGGTCAAGGGTGTGATTGGCCTCGGCCTGCCGACTGTTGCCATGGGCCTGCTCGGTTTGGCTATGCTTCCGGCGCAGGCTGCGGCGCTGCTGATCATCCCCGCGACCCTGACCAACGTCTGGCAACTGGCGGCGGGGGGGCATCTGTCGGTGTTGCTCAATCGTCTGTGGCCGATGCTGCTGGCGATCTTCCTCGGTACCGGGGCCGGCAGCCTGTGGTTGGGTGGGATCGAAGGTGGCGGCTGGGCGGTGCGGGGATTGGGCGCGGCGCTGCTGGTGTACGCGGTGTGTGGACTGTTCCTGCCCACCTTGCACGTCGGCGGGCGGACGGAACGCTGGCTGGGGCCGCTGTGTGGCGTGGTCACGGGCATCATCACCTCGGCCACCGGAGTGTTCGTGATTCCGGCGGTTCCCTACCTGCAGGCCCTGGGCTTGAACAAGGATCAACTGGTACAGGCGTTGGGCCTGTCGTTCACCGTGTCGACCCTGGCCCTGGCGGCAGGGCTGTTCTGGCGCGGCGCTCTGGGCGAGGGCGCGCTGGGTGCCTCGCTACTGGCGCTGCTGCCGGCGCTGCTCGGCATGCTGCTCGGTCAATGGCTGCGCCAGCGGATCAGCGCCGTACTGTTCAAGCGGGTGTTTTTTATCGGGATGGGCTTGCTGGGCGGGCACCTGTTGATCAGCGGCTAG